A genomic window from Sulfurospirillum diekertiae includes:
- a CDS encoding Na/Pi cotransporter family protein translates to MKRLLLIVVILLLSYAFFQSTNILHITAGVAIFLFGMRNLEEGFRFFVGGLLDQFLKKITHNLYRSILFGTVITTLMQSSGLVAVIAISFISAGLISVTQGIGIILGGNIGTTTGAWLIAGLGLKINIATYALPMLVFGTLFVFQENKRLKGIGYALVGLGFSFLGIAYMKEGFDAFKETIDLTQYSADGLKGILLFALIGMAVTMISQSSHASLVLILTALSASQITYENAIALTIGANLGTPITAIIGAWGASFEGKKLAGAHFLMNSLTGFLLIWFVPQFIRFIDFTAPFLGIAEDDYTLKLALYHTYFNLICVLLFAPLVHGLVILLNQLFIPKKTAEKERDDVLFINDVALDFPDTAQAILLKETKHLFNNIFDIIAQGMSVTKEDITSGMEVDDILIRRNKAMHVNMDEYYELRIKEIYGKIINFAILAQGKFSDESNRQLIPIKNATLGMVEAFKASKHMQKNMLYYLESDNEYIRQEYNHIRKNLIKHLRNMQLIINTTEEDVAILLLSKLQLDAQKYDIAANKSLDNLIRTNKITYTMATSLMNDTTYAYTIVSELTKVAHTLFIHADTQSSEGREALILNESEITDLTHSTEQRSTS, encoded by the coding sequence TTGAAACGACTGCTCCTGATTGTCGTCATTTTATTGCTCTCCTATGCATTTTTTCAAAGTACCAATATTCTTCATATTACTGCTGGAGTGGCTATCTTTTTGTTTGGTATGCGAAACCTAGAAGAGGGATTTCGCTTCTTTGTCGGTGGACTCCTCGATCAATTTCTCAAAAAAATTACGCATAACCTTTACCGAAGTATTCTCTTTGGTACGGTGATTACCACACTGATGCAATCCAGTGGATTAGTGGCTGTCATTGCCATCTCCTTTATCAGTGCAGGGCTGATCAGCGTGACGCAAGGTATTGGGATCATTCTAGGTGGAAACATTGGGACAACCACTGGCGCTTGGCTGATTGCAGGGTTAGGACTAAAAATCAATATTGCCACGTATGCACTCCCCATGCTGGTCTTTGGAACTTTGTTTGTTTTTCAAGAAAATAAGCGTCTTAAAGGTATTGGTTACGCTTTGGTTGGCTTGGGTTTCTCCTTTTTGGGTATCGCTTACATGAAAGAGGGATTTGACGCATTTAAGGAGACTATTGACCTTACCCAATACTCTGCTGATGGGCTTAAAGGAATTCTACTTTTTGCATTGATTGGTATGGCTGTGACGATGATCTCTCAATCTTCGCATGCCTCACTGGTTCTTATTCTCACAGCCCTTTCCGCTTCTCAGATTACGTATGAAAATGCTATTGCCCTCACCATTGGTGCCAATCTTGGAACACCCATTACTGCCATCATTGGAGCATGGGGAGCAAGCTTCGAAGGTAAAAAACTTGCAGGTGCACATTTTTTAATGAATAGTCTCACAGGCTTTTTACTAATTTGGTTTGTACCGCAATTTATCCGTTTCATCGACTTTACTGCACCCTTTTTAGGTATTGCCGAAGACGACTATACGCTCAAACTCGCACTGTATCACACCTATTTTAATCTTATCTGCGTCCTTTTATTTGCCCCACTAGTACATGGACTTGTCATTCTTTTAAACCAGCTGTTTATCCCTAAAAAAACAGCAGAAAAAGAGAGAGATGATGTTCTGTTTATTAACGATGTAGCACTTGATTTTCCTGATACGGCACAAGCAATTCTGCTTAAAGAGACCAAGCATCTCTTTAACAATATTTTTGACATTATCGCTCAAGGAATGAGTGTTACCAAAGAAGATATTACCTCAGGTATGGAAGTAGATGATATTTTAATAAGACGCAATAAAGCTATGCATGTCAATATGGATGAGTATTATGAACTGCGTATTAAAGAGATTTACGGAAAAATTATTAACTTCGCTATTTTGGCACAAGGTAAATTCTCAGATGAGAGCAACCGACAGCTTATACCCATAAAAAATGCAACACTTGGGATGGTTGAAGCTTTTAAGGCTTCAAAACATATGCAAAAAAACATGCTTTACTATCTTGAATCAGACAATGAATACATTAGACAAGAGTATAACCATATCCGAAAAAACCTTATCAAACATCTACGGAACATGCAACTTATTATCAACACTACCGAAGAAGATGTTGCTATCTTGCTTCTCAGTAAACTTCAACTGGATGCCCAAAAATATGACATCGCAGCCAATAAATCGCTCGATAATCTCATTCGTACGAATAAAATTACTTACACCATGGCAACCTCTCTGATGAATGATACGACATACGCTTATACCATTGTGTCAGAACTGACAAAAGTCGCACATACTCTTTTCATCCATGCAGATACACAATCAAGCGAAGGTCGAGAAGCGTTGATCTTAAATGAATCCGAAATCACGGATTTAACACATTCAACCGAGCAAAGGAGCACTTCATGA
- the sstT gene encoding serine/threonine transporter SstT: MERLVARYKEGNLIVLILIGMVLGVVIALVSPTAAMAVSILGKLFVGALKAVAPVLVLVLVATAIATKPVGVQTNIKPIVQLYAIGTLLSALIAVVVSFTFPVTLVLANISDAGLTPPNSIITVVKGFLVSMVENPIKALSTGNYIGVLTWAIAAGLALHHSSNHTKQMMKDVSDAMTKIVQAVISLAPFGILGLVAETFAETGFAALFGYGKLLIILVGTMVFVALVLNPLIVYVKTKRNPYPLVFTCLRESGVTAFFTRSSAANIPVNMALCKKLGLHEDTYSISIPLGATANMAGAAVTITVLTLATVHTLGISVDLPTALLLSVVASIAAAGVSGVAGGSLLLIPLACGLFGISDEIAMQVVAIGFLIGVIQDSTETALNSSTDVVFTAACSTEPINL; encoded by the coding sequence ATGGAGCGTTTAGTCGCAAGGTACAAAGAGGGCAATCTGATTGTACTTATTTTGATTGGCATGGTTTTGGGCGTTGTTATCGCCCTTGTTTCTCCGACAGCTGCAATGGCTGTTTCTATTTTAGGAAAACTGTTTGTTGGCGCACTTAAGGCCGTTGCGCCTGTCTTGGTTTTGGTATTGGTTGCAACTGCGATTGCTACAAAACCTGTAGGTGTTCAGACGAACATTAAGCCTATTGTTCAGCTTTATGCTATTGGTACGCTTTTATCAGCGTTGATCGCGGTTGTTGTGAGCTTCACGTTCCCTGTTACTTTGGTACTTGCCAATATCTCTGATGCTGGGCTTACCCCTCCGAATAGTATTATTACCGTTGTAAAGGGCTTTTTAGTGAGCATGGTTGAAAATCCTATTAAAGCACTTTCTACAGGCAATTATATCGGTGTGTTAACATGGGCAATTGCGGCAGGTCTTGCACTGCACCATAGTAGCAATCATACCAAACAGATGATGAAAGATGTCAGCGATGCGATGACGAAAATTGTTCAAGCGGTTATTAGTCTTGCACCTTTTGGTATTTTAGGTTTGGTGGCTGAAACATTTGCAGAGACAGGTTTTGCGGCACTTTTTGGCTATGGAAAGTTACTGATTATTTTGGTTGGAACAATGGTCTTTGTAGCGCTTGTGCTTAATCCCCTTATTGTATATGTTAAAACCAAACGTAATCCTTATCCATTGGTGTTTACATGTCTAAGAGAGAGTGGCGTAACAGCATTCTTTACCCGTAGTTCAGCGGCCAATATCCCCGTGAATATGGCGTTGTGTAAAAAATTAGGACTTCATGAAGATACCTACTCTATCTCTATCCCTTTGGGTGCAACCGCTAATATGGCAGGTGCAGCGGTTACAATTACTGTTTTAACATTAGCAACGGTTCATACATTAGGCATTTCCGTAGATCTTCCCACAGCACTTTTGTTAAGCGTTGTAGCGAGTATCGCAGCTGCAGGTGTTTCAGGTGTTGCGGGTGGTTCATTGCTTTTGATTCCTCTTGCATGCGGTCTGTTTGGCATTAGCGATGAGATTGCGATGCAAGTGGTTGCGATTGGTTTTTTAATTGGTGTTATTCAAGACTCCACAGAGACAGCACTTAACAGTTCAACCGACGTTGTTTTTACAGCGGCGTGTTCAACTGAGCCGATTAATTTATAA
- a CDS encoding bacteriohemerythrin — protein MIIEWDERYSVHHELLDLQHQELFDLANTVQGLDPNNADKTELSKLFKQFFDYMAKHFKEEEAYMQSIDYPLFEHHKKFHESIILGMTKILKEKKGIVELQKSMKMIAQKWLVEHILENDLKIEKWRKSITVSEDDLHAPLS, from the coding sequence GTGATTATTGAATGGGATGAACGTTATAGCGTGCATCATGAACTACTAGACCTTCAGCATCAAGAACTTTTCGATCTGGCAAACACCGTGCAAGGACTCGATCCCAATAATGCCGATAAGACAGAACTTTCGAAGCTTTTTAAACAGTTTTTTGACTATATGGCAAAACATTTTAAAGAAGAAGAGGCGTATATGCAAAGTATTGATTATCCTCTTTTTGAACACCATAAAAAATTTCATGAAAGCATTATTTTAGGAATGACAAAAATTCTTAAAGAGAAAAAGGGAATCGTCGAACTTCAAAAAAGCATGAAAATGATTGCTCAAAAATGGCTTGTTGAACATATTTTGGAGAATGATCTTAAAATTGAGAAGTGGCGCAAAAGCATCACCGTCAGCGAAGATGACCTTCACGCACCTCTTTCGTAA
- the luxS gene encoding S-ribosylhomocysteine lyase has product MPLLDSFCVDHVKMPAPAVRVAKTMKTPHGDEITVFDLRFCKPNHAILPERGIHTLEHLFAGFMRNHLNGKGVEIIDISPMGCRTGFYMSLIGTPEPSRVVDAWKASMNDILHVKSENDIPELNVYQCGTYKMHSLDEAHSIASNILSTEIGVMDNEALKLDTSKI; this is encoded by the coding sequence ATGCCACTATTGGATAGTTTTTGTGTAGATCATGTCAAAATGCCAGCGCCCGCAGTCAGAGTTGCCAAAACGATGAAAACGCCTCATGGCGATGAGATCACCGTGTTTGATCTTCGTTTTTGTAAACCGAACCACGCTATTTTGCCAGAAAGGGGTATTCATACGCTAGAGCATCTCTTCGCAGGCTTTATGCGCAATCATCTTAATGGAAAAGGTGTTGAGATTATTGATATTTCACCGATGGGATGTCGTACAGGTTTTTACATGAGTTTGATCGGTACACCAGAGCCTTCGCGCGTAGTTGATGCATGGAAAGCATCGATGAATGACATTTTACATGTAAAGAGTGAGAACGATATTCCCGAGCTCAATGTCTATCAGTGTGGAACCTATAAAATGCACTCATTGGATGAAGCGCATAGTATTGCTTCCAACATTTTAAGTACAGAAATTGGCGTGATGGATAACGAAGCGTTAAAGCTTGATACTTCAAAAATTTAA
- a CDS encoding pyridoxamine 5'-phosphate oxidase family protein, whose protein sequence is MLEPAITTFLKKHHLLNVATCKDNLPYCATCFYAFVEQNATFVIATDEKTRHGREALENTHVAGSVALETKLVGKIQGVQFTGIFREANEAEKKAYLKRFPYAIAMNPHLWSIEITYLKFTDNTLGFGKKLEFFASN, encoded by the coding sequence ATGCTAGAGCCTGCCATTACCACTTTTTTAAAAAAACATCACCTTCTCAACGTGGCTACCTGCAAAGACAATCTCCCTTACTGCGCGACCTGTTTCTATGCGTTTGTCGAGCAAAATGCCACCTTTGTCATTGCCACCGATGAGAAAACTAGGCATGGACGCGAAGCGCTGGAAAATACGCATGTAGCAGGCAGTGTTGCACTCGAGACAAAACTCGTTGGGAAAATTCAAGGGGTACAGTTTACGGGAATATTTAGAGAAGCAAACGAAGCAGAAAAAAAAGCTTATTTAAAACGCTTTCCTTACGCCATCGCGATGAATCCGCATTTATGGAGTATTGAGATTACGTATCTCAAATTTACGGACAATACACTGGGCTTTGGCAAAAAATTGGAGTTTTTTGCCTCCAATTAA
- a CDS encoding efflux RND transporter permease subunit, translating to MIAHFFIHRPIFAWVISIVIMLAGAGSILSLPVAQYPDVAPPTIRIDTTYMGASAQTVENSVIQIIEQQLTGLDGLLYFSSSSSSSGSARIDVTFQKGTDADTAQVQVQNKVAQITTRLPKSVQNEGVRVTKAQNDFLMIISLYDTTDTKTSVDVADYLLSNMQDPIARLDGVGTVQVFGGQYAMRIWLDPNKLASYSLMPSDISNAITAQNVQVSAGSIGALPASNEQQLNATVTAKSQLQTPEEFSNIIVKSDSNGAVVRLSDVARVELGSESYTSVTRLNGHPASGLAVMLAPGANALSTADRIKNTVAKMEPTMPDGYKVAYPRDSTKFIRISIEEVVKTLFEAILLVIVVMFVFLQNWRATLIPAIAVPVVLLGTFGVLEVFGYSINTLTMFGMVLSIGLLVDDAIVVVENVERIMREEKLSPVEATEKSMREITSALIGIATVLSAVFLPMAFFGGSTGVIYRQFSITIVSSMILSVIVALSLTPALCASLLTPHVATHGHGFFGWFNTTFDALIERYKGNVSSVIATPIRWMLLYGIIASVMALLMVRLPTGFLPSEDQGNSMVQFSLPEGASFKRSNAVAREIERYFVEEESNNTEAIFTISGFSFSGGGQNAGMAFVALKDWSERPGVENRADTISNRATMKLSCVRDAQIFSLNPPAIQGLGQSNGFDFQLLALSDTDREKFKTFRDTLMDKVQQEGMFTAVRLGSLGETPQLKVEIDEAKAVALGLSLSDIDTTLNYAWAGNYVNDFVDRGRVKKVYLQGDVAFRSKPEDLDQWYVKSSSDVMTPFSSFATTSWSYGAQSLTRYNGLASYEIQGSPSSGISSGVAMDKMEALQEALPTGTSFAWSGLSYQERLSSGQTVKLYAISILVVFLCLAALYESWAVPFSVLLVIPLGVFGSVLAASLRGLENDVYFQVALLTIIGLSSKNAILIVEFAEAAYNRGATLMDAAVEGAKLRLRPILMTSLAFIAGVLPLALSTGAGANSRISIGTGIVGGTLSATFLAIFLVPLFFVLVRGMFPKRQARLAKEVLDA from the coding sequence ATGATCGCACACTTTTTTATCCATCGTCCCATTTTTGCATGGGTAATTTCCATTGTCATCATGTTAGCAGGTGCGGGCTCTATTCTCTCGTTACCGGTTGCTCAATATCCTGATGTAGCGCCTCCTACGATTCGTATTGATACGACGTATATGGGAGCTTCTGCTCAAACCGTTGAAAATAGCGTCATTCAAATTATCGAGCAACAACTTACAGGGCTGGATGGTCTTTTATACTTTTCTTCGAGTAGTAGCTCTTCGGGAAGTGCTCGCATTGATGTGACATTTCAAAAAGGAACGGATGCCGATACCGCACAAGTACAAGTGCAAAATAAAGTCGCCCAAATCACGACACGCCTTCCAAAATCTGTTCAAAATGAGGGGGTACGTGTCACCAAAGCTCAAAATGACTTTTTGATGATTATCTCTTTGTATGATACCACCGATACGAAAACGTCGGTTGATGTTGCCGATTATCTGCTCAGTAACATGCAAGATCCGATTGCACGGCTAGATGGTGTGGGTACGGTGCAAGTCTTTGGGGGTCAGTATGCGATGCGTATTTGGCTTGATCCCAATAAACTTGCCTCCTATAGTTTGATGCCCTCTGATATTAGCAATGCCATTACCGCACAAAATGTGCAAGTCTCCGCAGGTAGCATCGGAGCATTGCCCGCCTCCAATGAGCAACAACTCAATGCGACTGTCACGGCAAAATCGCAACTGCAAACACCTGAAGAATTTTCCAACATCATCGTTAAAAGCGATAGCAATGGTGCCGTTGTTCGCTTAAGTGATGTTGCGCGCGTGGAACTGGGCAGTGAAAGTTATACCAGCGTCACCAGACTCAATGGTCATCCCGCTTCGGGTCTTGCCGTTATGTTGGCCCCCGGTGCTAATGCCCTCTCCACCGCGGATCGTATTAAAAATACGGTGGCAAAGATGGAACCTACCATGCCAGATGGCTACAAAGTTGCGTACCCAAGGGATAGCACCAAATTCATTCGTATCTCCATTGAAGAGGTGGTGAAAACCCTTTTTGAAGCGATTTTACTCGTTATCGTGGTTATGTTTGTCTTTTTGCAAAATTGGCGAGCTACCCTCATTCCTGCCATTGCTGTGCCCGTTGTTCTTTTAGGAACTTTTGGTGTTTTAGAGGTTTTTGGTTACTCCATCAATACCCTCACCATGTTTGGCATGGTGCTCTCCATCGGTCTTTTAGTCGATGATGCGATTGTTGTGGTGGAAAATGTTGAACGTATTATGCGTGAAGAAAAACTCTCTCCTGTGGAAGCGACGGAGAAATCGATGCGGGAGATTACCAGTGCTCTGATTGGTATTGCCACAGTGCTCTCTGCCGTTTTCTTACCCATGGCATTTTTTGGAGGCTCAACAGGGGTTATTTACCGTCAATTTTCCATTACGATCGTCTCTTCGATGATACTGTCTGTGATTGTGGCATTGAGCTTGACACCAGCACTGTGCGCTTCGTTGTTAACCCCGCATGTTGCAACGCACGGGCACGGCTTTTTTGGGTGGTTTAACACAACATTTGATGCACTCATTGAGCGTTATAAAGGCAATGTAAGCTCCGTGATTGCTACACCGATACGGTGGATGCTTCTTTATGGCATCATTGCTTCTGTGATGGCACTGTTGATGGTGCGTCTTCCAACGGGCTTTTTACCGAGTGAAGATCAAGGCAATAGTATGGTGCAATTTAGCCTGCCTGAGGGAGCTTCCTTTAAGCGAAGCAACGCTGTTGCCCGTGAGATAGAACGTTACTTTGTTGAAGAAGAATCCAATAATACCGAAGCGATTTTTACGATTTCAGGATTTAGCTTTAGCGGTGGCGGTCAAAATGCCGGTATGGCGTTTGTGGCACTGAAAGATTGGAGTGAGAGGCCAGGTGTCGAAAATAGAGCCGATACCATCTCTAATCGTGCAACGATGAAGCTCTCTTGTGTGCGTGATGCACAAATTTTTTCACTCAACCCTCCCGCAATTCAAGGACTAGGGCAAAGCAATGGTTTTGACTTTCAGCTTCTTGCCCTCTCCGATACCGATCGCGAAAAATTTAAAACCTTTCGTGACACATTGATGGACAAGGTACAGCAAGAGGGCATGTTTACGGCGGTGCGTTTGGGAAGTTTGGGAGAGACGCCGCAGCTCAAAGTTGAGATTGATGAGGCGAAAGCGGTTGCGCTTGGGCTTTCCTTGAGTGATATTGATACGACACTCAACTACGCATGGGCGGGTAATTATGTCAATGATTTTGTGGATCGTGGACGTGTTAAAAAAGTGTATCTCCAAGGCGATGTAGCGTTTCGCTCCAAGCCTGAAGATTTGGATCAGTGGTATGTTAAAAGTAGCAGTGACGTGATGACGCCTTTCTCCTCGTTTGCTACAACGAGTTGGAGTTATGGCGCGCAAAGCTTAACACGGTATAACGGATTGGCTTCGTACGAGATTCAAGGCTCTCCTTCTTCTGGCATTAGTTCAGGCGTGGCGATGGACAAGATGGAAGCACTGCAAGAAGCTTTACCAACAGGCACAAGCTTTGCGTGGAGTGGGCTCTCGTATCAAGAGAGGTTATCGAGCGGACAGACGGTTAAACTCTATGCCATCTCCATTTTGGTTGTCTTTTTATGCTTAGCGGCACTTTATGAGAGTTGGGCGGTACCGTTTTCTGTTTTATTGGTGATTCCTTTAGGGGTGTTTGGCTCGGTTCTTGCGGCATCGCTTCGAGGTTTGGAAAATGATGTCTATTTCCAAGTTGCTCTTTTGACAATCATCGGACTCTCTTCTAAAAATGCCATTTTGATTGTGGAGTTTGCCGAGGCTGCTTACAATCGTGGAGCCACCCTGATGGATGCGGCAGTGGAAGGTGCGAAACTCAGACTAAGACCTATTTTAATGACCTCTTTGGCCTTTATTGCAGGTGTTCTTCCCTTAGCCCTCTCTACGGGGGCCGGGGCAAACAGTCGTATCTCTATTGGTACGGGTATTGTAGGAGGAACACTCAGTGCCACCTTCTTAGCCATTTTCCTCGTACCCCTTTTCTTTGTGTTGGTGCGTGGAATGTTTCCAAAACGACAGGCACGGCTGGCAAAGGAGGTTCTGGATGCGTAA
- a CDS encoding rhodanese-like domain-containing protein encodes MRFILVLSFWVGALLAENLSTLQHSGVKTTHVMSDGSTKEVLIERTISPSCTNVGINTEDVFSGNYAGKGVPAACQKSFVTTVGKIQPMIFAPGIMTVGELEVLDFIKNKVNVSPDAYILVDARKRDWYEQMTIPSAVNIPFDEIEYDASIPEDFERIQKLLGFKKVGETYDFTHAKTALLFCNGPWCAQSGLAMTQLIKLGYPKEKLLWYRGGLQDWLLFGLSVIKPHP; translated from the coding sequence ATGCGTTTTATTCTTGTATTATCTTTTTGGGTGGGTGCCCTTTTGGCTGAAAATCTTTCAACGTTGCAACATTCGGGTGTTAAAACAACGCATGTGATGAGTGATGGCAGTACGAAGGAAGTTTTGATTGAGCGTACCATTTCTCCATCATGCACTAACGTTGGAATTAATACAGAGGATGTTTTTAGTGGAAACTATGCAGGCAAAGGTGTACCAGCGGCTTGTCAGAAAAGTTTTGTCACCACCGTGGGTAAAATTCAGCCGATGATCTTTGCCCCAGGTATCATGACGGTGGGTGAACTTGAGGTATTGGATTTTATTAAAAACAAAGTCAATGTCTCTCCTGATGCTTATATTTTAGTGGACGCACGTAAACGTGATTGGTATGAACAGATGACCATTCCAAGTGCGGTTAATATCCCTTTTGATGAGATCGAATACGATGCTTCGATTCCTGAAGATTTTGAGCGGATTCAAAAACTATTAGGGTTTAAAAAAGTGGGAGAGACGTATGATTTCACGCATGCAAAAACAGCACTTTTGTTCTGCAATGGTCCATGGTGTGCACAGTCTGGTTTGGCAATGACGCAGTTGATCAAACTGGGGTATCCTAAGGAAAAATTGTTGTGGTACCGAGGTGGTTTGCAAGATTGGTTGCTCTTTGGTTTGAGTGTTATCAAACCACACCCCTAA
- a CDS encoding efflux RND transporter periplasmic adaptor subunit → MIIHIFKPLLFMLPLLWLGCSDTRSKSAMKPMQAEVGVYTLSEQSVTLTRELPGRTKATLSSEIRPQVGGIIQARLFDEGAFVKKDTVLYQIDPSSYQAAFDEAKAALKNAEATLESTRLKSERYADLAKIDGVSQQDREDAQAAYLQAVATAEGKKASLQSARINLEYTKIKAPISGRIGTSSDTVGALVTAGQTTALATIRVLDPIYVDLTQSSTQLLKLRALLAQKGVTHGSAALSLKLEDGTVYQHSGTLQFQEIAVDESTGSVTLRATFPNPEGILLPGMYVRAVLDEAVDADAVLVPQQGVQRDPKGNATALIVTAENKVEKRVLTTDRVIDDTWLVNSGLNAGDRVIVEGSNKARVGDSVKAVDVTTTLGKAK, encoded by the coding sequence ATGATAATCCATATATTCAAACCACTTCTCTTTATGCTACCCCTTTTATGGCTTGGTTGTTCCGATACTCGCTCAAAGTCAGCGATGAAACCAATGCAAGCAGAAGTTGGTGTTTATACTTTAAGTGAACAAAGTGTGACGCTCACCAGAGAGCTCCCCGGACGTACAAAAGCAACCCTCAGCTCTGAAATTCGCCCGCAGGTGGGCGGTATTATTCAAGCGCGCCTTTTTGATGAGGGTGCTTTTGTTAAAAAAGATACGGTGCTCTATCAAATTGATCCTTCCAGCTATCAAGCGGCATTTGACGAAGCGAAAGCTGCACTTAAAAATGCGGAAGCCACGCTTGAATCGACACGTCTTAAAAGCGAGCGTTATGCGGATCTTGCCAAAATAGATGGAGTCTCTCAACAAGACAGGGAAGATGCCCAAGCTGCTTATTTGCAAGCGGTTGCAACGGCAGAAGGGAAAAAAGCGTCTTTGCAGAGTGCACGCATCAATTTAGAATACACAAAAATAAAAGCACCGATTAGCGGGCGAATCGGTACTTCAAGTGACACAGTTGGCGCACTGGTGACGGCGGGTCAAACCACAGCACTCGCCACGATACGCGTGCTTGATCCTATCTATGTGGATCTGACGCAGTCTAGTACACAGCTGTTGAAGCTTAGAGCACTTTTGGCACAAAAAGGGGTGACCCATGGCAGTGCGGCACTCTCTCTTAAACTGGAAGATGGTACGGTCTATCAGCATAGTGGTACACTTCAATTTCAAGAGATAGCGGTCGATGAAAGTACAGGCTCGGTGACGCTTCGTGCAACTTTCCCCAATCCTGAGGGCATTTTGCTTCCGGGGATGTATGTAAGAGCGGTTCTTGATGAAGCGGTTGATGCCGATGCTGTTTTAGTACCACAACAAGGGGTTCAGCGAGACCCAAAAGGCAATGCTACGGCACTGATTGTGACCGCGGAGAATAAAGTAGAAAAACGTGTTTTAACCACAGATCGTGTTATTGACGATACATGGCTGGTAAATAGTGGTTTAAATGCGGGAGATCGCGTCATTGTCGAAGGCTCAAATAAAGCGCGTGTTGGTGATAGTGTTAAAGCGGTTGATGTCACCACAACGTTAGGTAAAGCGAAATGA